One Bradyrhizobium sp. CCGB12 genomic window carries:
- a CDS encoding HPr family phosphocarrier protein, which produces MSDDAPQAGTGVPAGAISKELLIINKRGLHARASAKFVQAVERFNAQVWVTRGGETVGGTSIMGLMMLAAGPGTTITVAAAGADAEAALAAITELVESKFNEEGV; this is translated from the coding sequence ATGAGCGACGACGCGCCGCAAGCCGGAACGGGCGTGCCCGCGGGTGCGATCTCCAAGGAGCTCCTGATCATCAACAAGCGCGGCCTGCACGCCCGCGCCTCGGCGAAATTCGTCCAGGCGGTCGAGCGCTTCAACGCGCAGGTGTGGGTGACGCGCGGCGGCGAGACCGTCGGCGGCACCTCGATCATGGGCCTGATGATGCTCGCCGCCGGTCCCGGCACGACGATCACGGTGGCGGCGGCCGGTGCTGACGCCGAAGCCGCGCTCGCGGCGATCACCGAGCTCGTCGAAAGCAAGTTCAACGAGGAAGGGGTTTAA
- a CDS encoding HPr kinase/phosphorylase, which produces MSDGGPSVHASAVKVGTFAVLIRGPSGSGKSRLAFDLIMAGRAGVVERAVLVGDDRVHLATVGDEIEVRPAPVLAGLIEIRGLGIRRCDFVEHATVGLVVDLDAADAERLPAADSLKTSISGVEIPRIPVGPGYSPLPLVVAALTTTKSSSSVNPSGDCLKGNGNHMNPTIATE; this is translated from the coding sequence ATGAGCGACGGCGGCCCCAGCGTGCACGCCTCCGCCGTCAAGGTCGGGACTTTTGCGGTGTTGATCCGCGGTCCCTCGGGCTCCGGCAAGTCGCGCCTTGCCTTCGATTTGATCATGGCGGGACGCGCCGGCGTGGTCGAACGAGCCGTTCTGGTCGGTGACGACCGTGTCCATCTGGCGACAGTCGGCGATGAAATTGAGGTCCGGCCCGCTCCTGTGCTGGCCGGACTGATCGAGATCCGGGGCCTCGGAATCCGCCGCTGCGACTTCGTGGAGCATGCGACGGTCGGTCTCGTGGTTGATCTGGACGCGGCGGATGCCGAGCGCCTGCCTGCGGCAGATTCGCTGAAAACCAGCATTTCTGGTGTCGAAATACCGCGAATCCCGGTCGGGCCCGGCTATTCGCCCCTCCCCTTGGTTGTTGCGGCCTTGACCACTACCAAGAGTTCATCTTCCGTTAACCCCTCAGGCGATTGTTTGAAGGGAAATGGTAACCATATGAACCCCACTATCGCGACCGAATAG
- a CDS encoding ABC transporter substrate-binding protein: protein MRRRAFIGLMTGAIGWPLIARAQPSSATPRVVHLGPVEIPAQIAATRRLLAELGYVEGRIRLEFRHAAGDADALPALAQEIVRDGRVDVIIAISTPAALAAYKATRTIPIVTLAAVDPVASGLADSLARPGRNVTGIAVFSEETTVKRVELMREILPQAVRLGTVTTKVTSGAQSLTPVLESGRKLGFEVEAINIDDPANIGKILSPDNLARFDGLVFVPDVVLSAHVAEVVRLVNLSKKPAIFASPDWVANGALMSFGPDFADAARRLIAQVDRVLRGAKPGDLPFERPTKFDLRINLRLAKGLGLDLPATVVARADEVIE, encoded by the coding sequence ATGAGACGGCGCGCATTCATCGGGCTGATGACAGGAGCAATCGGCTGGCCACTCATCGCACGCGCTCAGCCGTCCTCTGCAACGCCGCGCGTCGTTCACCTGGGACCCGTCGAAATTCCCGCACAGATCGCTGCAACCAGAAGGCTGCTTGCCGAGCTTGGTTACGTCGAAGGGCGGATTAGACTCGAGTTTCGTCACGCGGCGGGAGATGCGGACGCGCTGCCGGCACTCGCACAAGAGATCGTACGGGATGGCCGGGTGGACGTGATCATCGCAATCAGCACACCTGCCGCTCTCGCGGCCTACAAGGCAACACGAACAATTCCGATCGTGACCCTTGCTGCCGTTGACCCAGTCGCCTCCGGACTGGCCGACAGCCTCGCCCGTCCCGGCCGCAACGTGACCGGCATCGCGGTCTTTTCGGAAGAGACCACCGTGAAGCGGGTCGAGCTCATGCGCGAGATTCTGCCCCAGGCCGTCCGCCTCGGGACTGTCACGACAAAGGTGACGAGCGGTGCACAGAGTCTCACGCCCGTCCTGGAGAGCGGTCGCAAGCTCGGCTTCGAGGTTGAAGCAATCAACATCGATGATCCCGCCAATATCGGCAAAATCCTGAGCCCGGACAACCTCGCCCGATTTGACGGACTTGTTTTCGTTCCGGACGTCGTGCTCAGCGCCCACGTGGCCGAAGTCGTAAGGCTGGTGAATCTGAGCAAGAAACCTGCGATCTTTGCTTCACCAGACTGGGTCGCCAACGGCGCCTTAATGTCATTTGGCCCCGACTTTGCTGATGCAGCGCGTCGCTTGATTGCACAGGTGGATCGCGTCCTGCGGGGCGCAAAGCCAGGCGACCTGCCTTTCGAACGACCGACCAAGTTCGACCTCAGGATCAATCTCCGCCTCGCCAAGGGCTTAGGTCTCGACTTGCCTGCAACCGTCGTCGCCCGCGCCGACGAAGTGATTGAATAG
- a CDS encoding glycosyltransferase family 39 protein yields MSTTSLPAARARTKTRLSYNRFRAWLVACATRPEARLWLVIQLAILHGVLWTFILINLKAAQDVHMDVAEAYGWGQKFLWGYGKHPPLSGWVAGLWFKAFPAADWATYALAMATVSVGMVICWLVSLRVVDARRAFLVVVMIALYPIFNFKGFKYNPDLLQLVTLPLLVLAYLNAFEKRSWQSGVLLGLAGALALMTKYWVLTMIGAIGLAALIHPERLAFLSSPAPWVAIATMVVAMIPHLVWLADAHFVPLTYAGDTYSIENASLLHQLVAGYVLHNVALLALPVALAALAMALVPPWLTLLVRAPSRVVTRAWARGTNPGVNLSQALNVWIVQIIVAFGPPLGALAFSVYMKTDWGISLFFLVPLAVVAIPALRVQSSALFNVAAIWLMLSVATLAASPWIAAREMAANAGNTATYGGRSELARELTQAWHTRFASRWAVVAGTMESIQPMVFYSPDHPAAFTPNEPWSSGLTSLDDVKKYGFIGVFDPNDGRLPAFEKWVSEVAPNAERMVMTTRRFTHGKAGPAMSWNIYIAPPAQ; encoded by the coding sequence ATGTCGACCACCTCTCTTCCCGCCGCCAGGGCGCGCACCAAGACCCGGCTCAGTTACAACCGCTTCCGGGCCTGGCTGGTTGCCTGCGCGACCCGCCCCGAGGCGCGCCTCTGGCTGGTGATCCAGCTCGCCATCCTGCATGGGGTGCTCTGGACCTTCATCCTGATCAATCTCAAGGCAGCGCAGGACGTTCACATGGACGTCGCAGAAGCCTATGGCTGGGGCCAGAAATTCCTGTGGGGCTACGGCAAGCACCCGCCGCTGTCGGGCTGGGTCGCCGGCCTCTGGTTCAAGGCGTTCCCGGCCGCGGATTGGGCGACCTATGCGCTGGCGATGGCGACGGTGAGCGTCGGCATGGTGATCTGCTGGCTGGTGAGCTTGCGCGTCGTCGACGCGCGACGCGCGTTCCTGGTCGTGGTGATGATCGCGCTCTACCCGATCTTCAATTTCAAGGGCTTCAAGTACAATCCGGATCTGCTCCAGCTCGTCACCTTGCCGCTGCTGGTGCTCGCTTATCTCAACGCGTTCGAGAAGCGGAGCTGGCAATCCGGAGTTCTGCTTGGGCTTGCCGGTGCGCTGGCGCTGATGACCAAATATTGGGTGCTGACCATGATCGGCGCCATCGGCCTTGCGGCGCTGATCCATCCCGAGCGGTTGGCATTCCTGTCGTCGCCGGCGCCATGGGTCGCGATCGCGACGATGGTGGTGGCGATGATCCCGCACCTCGTCTGGCTGGCGGATGCGCATTTCGTGCCGCTGACCTATGCTGGCGACACCTACAGCATCGAGAACGCCAGCCTGCTGCACCAGCTCGTCGCCGGCTACGTCTTGCACAATGTCGCGCTGCTGGCGCTGCCGGTGGCGCTGGCCGCGCTCGCCATGGCGCTGGTGCCGCCGTGGCTCACGCTGCTGGTGCGCGCGCCCTCGCGCGTCGTCACGCGGGCCTGGGCGCGCGGGACCAATCCGGGTGTCAACCTCTCGCAGGCGCTGAACGTCTGGATCGTCCAGATCATCGTCGCGTTCGGTCCGCCGCTCGGCGCGCTGGCGTTCAGCGTCTACATGAAGACCGATTGGGGCATCTCGCTGTTCTTCCTGGTGCCCTTGGCGGTGGTCGCAATCCCGGCGCTACGGGTACAGAGCTCGGCGCTGTTCAACGTCGCCGCGATCTGGCTCATGCTCAGCGTTGCGACGCTTGCCGCCTCGCCCTGGATCGCCGCACGCGAGATGGCGGCCAATGCCGGCAACACCGCGACCTATGGCGGGCGCTCGGAGCTGGCGCGCGAACTGACCCAGGCGTGGCACACGCGCTTTGCCTCGCGCTGGGCGGTGGTCGCCGGCACCATGGAGTCGATCCAGCCGATGGTGTTCTACAGCCCGGATCATCCCGCCGCGTTCACGCCGAACGAGCCGTGGAGCTCGGGTCTGACGTCACTCGACGACGTCAAGAAATACGGCTTCATCGGCGTGTTCGATCCGAACGACGGCCGCCTGCCCGCGTTCGAGAAATGGGTGTCGGAGGTCGCGCCGAACGCCGAGCGCATGGTGATGACGACGCGCCGCTTCACCCACGGCAAGGCCGGCCCGGCGATGAGCTGGAACATCTACATCGCGCCGCCGGCGCAGTGA
- the lepA gene encoding translation elongation factor 4, with protein sequence MTTVPISNIRNFSIVAHIDHGKSTLADRLIQMTGGLSDREMAGKEQVLDSMDIERERGITIKAQTVRLAYRAKDGKDYIFNLMDTPGHVDFAYEVSRSLAACEGSLLVVDASQGVEAQTLANVYQALDNNHEIVPVLNKVDLPAAEPEKIKQQIEDVIGIDASDAVMISAKTGLGVPDVLEAIVTRLPPPKGDREATLKALLVDSWYDVYLGVVVLIRVVDGVMKKGSRVRMMGTGAAYDVERVGFFTPKMQQVDELGPGEIGFITAAIKEVADTRVGDTITDDRKPVADMLPGFKPAIPVVFCGLFPVDADDFETLRGAMGKLRLNDASFSFEMETSAALGFGFRCGFLGLLHLEIIQERLSREFDLNLIATAPSVIYKMKLTDGTELEIHNPVDMPDVVKIAEIDEPWIEATILTPDEYLGSVLKLCQDRRGSQKELTYVGSRAMVKYDLPLNEVVFDFYDRLKSVSKGYASFDYHLTDYKAADLVKMQILVNAEPVDALSMLVHRTRAEGRGRAMVEKMKELIPPHMFQIPIQAAIGGKVIARETVRALRKDVTAKCYGGDITRKRKLLEKQKEGKKKMRQFGKVDIPQEAFIAALKVDS encoded by the coding sequence ATGACGACCGTCCCCATTTCCAACATCCGCAATTTCTCCATCGTCGCCCATATCGACCATGGCAAATCGACGCTGGCCGACCGTCTGATCCAGATGACCGGCGGCCTCTCCGACCGCGAGATGGCGGGCAAGGAGCAGGTGCTCGATTCCATGGACATCGAGCGCGAGCGCGGCATCACCATCAAGGCGCAGACGGTGCGCCTCGCCTACCGCGCCAAGGACGGCAAGGACTACATCTTCAACCTGATGGACACGCCCGGCCATGTCGACTTCGCCTACGAGGTCTCGCGGTCGCTGGCGGCCTGCGAGGGTTCCCTGCTGGTGGTCGACGCCAGCCAGGGCGTCGAAGCGCAGACGCTCGCCAACGTCTACCAGGCGCTCGACAACAATCACGAGATCGTCCCGGTCCTGAACAAGGTCGACCTTCCCGCCGCCGAGCCCGAGAAGATCAAGCAGCAGATCGAGGACGTCATCGGCATCGACGCCTCGGACGCGGTGATGATCTCGGCAAAGACCGGCCTTGGCGTACCCGACGTGCTGGAAGCCATCGTCACCCGCCTGCCGCCGCCGAAGGGCGATCGCGAGGCGACGCTGAAGGCGCTGCTGGTCGACAGCTGGTACGACGTCTATCTCGGCGTCGTCGTCCTCATTCGCGTCGTCGACGGCGTCATGAAGAAGGGCAGCCGCGTGCGCATGATGGGCACGGGCGCGGCCTATGACGTCGAGCGCGTCGGCTTCTTCACGCCGAAGATGCAGCAGGTCGACGAGCTCGGCCCCGGCGAGATCGGCTTCATCACCGCCGCAATCAAGGAAGTCGCCGACACCCGCGTCGGCGACACCATCACCGACGACAGGAAGCCGGTCGCCGACATGCTGCCGGGCTTCAAGCCGGCGATCCCCGTGGTGTTCTGCGGCCTATTCCCGGTCGATGCCGACGATTTCGAGACGCTGCGCGGCGCGATGGGCAAGCTGCGCCTGAACGACGCCAGCTTCTCCTTCGAGATGGAGACCTCCGCGGCACTCGGCTTCGGCTTCCGCTGCGGCTTCCTCGGCCTGCTCCACCTCGAGATCATCCAGGAACGGCTGTCGCGCGAATTCGATCTCAACCTGATCGCGACCGCGCCGAGCGTCATCTACAAGATGAAGCTCACCGACGGCACCGAGCTCGAGATACACAACCCCGTCGACATGCCCGACGTGGTCAAGATCGCCGAGATCGACGAGCCCTGGATCGAGGCGACGATCCTCACCCCCGACGAATATCTCGGCAGCGTGCTGAAGCTGTGCCAGGATCGTCGCGGCTCGCAGAAGGAGCTCACCTACGTCGGCTCCCGCGCCATGGTGAAATACGACCTGCCGCTCAACGAGGTCGTGTTCGATTTCTACGACCGCCTGAAGTCGGTCTCCAAGGGCTACGCCTCGTTCGACTATCACCTCACCGACTACAAGGCGGCCGATCTCGTCAAGATGCAGATCCTGGTCAATGCCGAGCCGGTCGACGCGCTCTCGATGCTGGTCCATCGCACCCGCGCGGAGGGGCGCGGCCGCGCCATGGTCGAGAAGATGAAGGAGCTGATCCCGCCACACATGTTCCAGATCCCGATCCAGGCGGCGATCGGCGGCAAGGTGATTGCGCGCGAGACGGTGCGCGCGCTGCGCAAGGACGTCACCGCAAAGTGCTACGGCGGCGACATCACCCGTAAGCGCAAGCTTCTGGAGAAGCAGAAGGAAGGCAAGAAGAAGATGCGGCAGTTCGGCAAGGTCGACATTCCGCAGGAAGCCTTTATTGCCGCGCTGAAGGTGGATAGCTGA
- a CDS encoding MFS transporter: protein MSKPSSFDYGWVVVAAGALMTCVGFGTMLSLAVFLQPISEAMGWSRAGVSAAATLDFLCMGVAAFLWGALSDRFGTRIVVLSGSLLLGLGLVTASQAASLWQFQLCFGVLIGIAAGSFYAPMMALASAWIEKNRSLAVALVSAGMGVAPVTIAPTASWLITAYDWRTAMLVIGIAAWALLIPACFLVRPAPAAPGPATADAVPDVELTATQALRTPQFIALAAAHFACCAAHSGPIFHMVSYAMVCGIAPLTAVTVYSVAGVSGLGGRLLLGALADRIGAKPVLVGGLLVQAMCIATYLAVAQLGEFYALSVVFGLAYGGVMPLYAVLVREFFGARIMGTVFGAVSAFASLGMALGPWAGGLVFDNFQRYTWLHVGSFAIGLAAVAVALSFPTRRRQALDLGRAAA from the coding sequence ATGAGCAAGCCGTCAAGCTTCGACTATGGCTGGGTCGTGGTTGCCGCGGGTGCGCTGATGACCTGCGTCGGGTTCGGCACGATGCTGTCGCTGGCGGTGTTCCTGCAGCCGATCTCGGAAGCAATGGGCTGGTCGCGCGCCGGCGTGTCTGCGGCGGCGACGCTGGACTTCCTCTGCATGGGCGTTGCCGCGTTCCTCTGGGGTGCCCTGTCGGACCGGTTCGGCACCCGCATCGTGGTGCTCTCAGGAAGCCTGCTGCTGGGGCTCGGCCTCGTCACCGCGAGTCAGGCGGCAAGCCTGTGGCAGTTCCAGCTTTGCTTCGGCGTGCTGATCGGCATTGCCGCCGGCAGCTTCTACGCGCCGATGATGGCGCTCGCGAGCGCCTGGATCGAGAAGAACCGTAGCCTCGCGGTGGCGCTGGTCTCCGCCGGCATGGGCGTGGCGCCGGTGACGATCGCGCCGACCGCGAGCTGGCTGATCACGGCCTATGACTGGCGCACCGCGATGCTGGTGATCGGTATCGCGGCCTGGGCGCTACTGATCCCCGCCTGCTTCCTGGTACGCCCGGCGCCGGCAGCTCCTGGCCCCGCAACGGCGGACGCTGTGCCGGACGTCGAGCTGACCGCGACCCAGGCGCTGCGCACGCCGCAATTCATCGCGCTCGCAGCGGCGCATTTCGCCTGCTGCGCCGCGCATTCCGGCCCGATCTTCCACATGGTGTCCTATGCGATGGTCTGCGGCATCGCCCCGCTCACGGCGGTGACGGTCTACAGCGTCGCCGGCGTCTCAGGCCTCGGCGGCCGCCTGCTGCTGGGCGCGCTCGCCGATCGCATCGGCGCAAAACCCGTGCTGGTCGGCGGCCTCCTCGTGCAGGCGATGTGCATCGCGACCTATCTCGCGGTGGCGCAGCTCGGCGAGTTCTACGCGCTCTCGGTCGTGTTCGGCCTCGCCTATGGCGGGGTTATGCCGCTCTATGCGGTGCTGGTCCGCGAATTCTTCGGCGCGCGCATCATGGGCACGGTGTTCGGCGCGGTATCGGCCTTTGCCAGCCTCGGCATGGCGCTCGGGCCGTGGGCCGGCGGCCTCGTCTTCGACAATTTCCAGCGCTACACATGGCTGCACGTCGGCTCCTTCGCGATCGGGCTTGCGGCGGTCGCGGTGGCGCTGAGTTTTCCGACGAGACGCAGGCAAGCGCTCGACCTTGGTCGCGCCGCGGCCTGA
- a CDS encoding PTS sugar transporter subunit IIA, whose translation MIGLVLVTHGRLADEFKAALEHVMGPQKQIEAITIGAEDDSDLCRSDIIEAVNRVDSGDGVAILTDMFGGTPSNLAISCMSRPKVEVLAGINLPMLVKLAKVREERPLPDAIAMAQEAGRKYVTIASRVLAGK comes from the coding sequence ATGATTGGTCTAGTACTTGTGACCCACGGGCGCCTTGCCGACGAATTCAAGGCGGCGCTTGAGCATGTCATGGGCCCACAAAAGCAAATCGAAGCGATCACGATCGGCGCCGAAGATGATTCCGATCTTTGCCGAAGCGACATCATCGAAGCGGTTAACCGCGTCGATTCCGGCGACGGCGTTGCTATCCTCACCGACATGTTCGGCGGCACGCCGTCGAACCTCGCAATATCCTGCATGAGCCGGCCCAAGGTCGAAGTGCTCGCGGGCATCAACCTGCCCATGCTGGTGAAGCTCGCCAAGGTGCGCGAGGAGCGTCCGCTGCCCGACGCAATCGCGATGGCGCAGGAAGCGGGCCGCAAATACGTCACCATCGCCAGCCGCGTGCTCGCCGGCAAATGA
- a CDS encoding glycosyl hydrolase family 17 protein — protein sequence MRAPLALLLISLSVIASVWIWLGTPVHLVRAPIDLNDKLQCISYAPFRSHQTSLSSTTQVTREQIAEDLAQLAKVSDCIRTYATDLGLDQIPGLAAEAGLKVIQGIFLDKDQEKNRTQIATAIRLSREYPKTIIALVVGNETLLRKDITVPDLIATLRAVKAQTAVPVTYADVWEFWLSNRELRDAVDFVTIHILPYWENEPVRAELAAAHVGEIRRRVAAVFPGKEILIGEIGWPSEGRMREAALPSRVNQARVVSEILDLARREKFRVNVFEAYDESWKREVEGTVGGSWGLFDSVQRTLKYPAGIPISNFPSWKLQMVCGLALAILVFGAACLTLRRRPNEAGLVAWIAVGLSATTAGLLFGVTAQRMVEQSYGVGLWLVWGSLLAAATASPVLGAIALMSGRPLPSFLEVLGPEGYRTVSPLTTLHGLVWIVIVVIGTATAIGLVFDPRFIDFPFAPLTMATVPFAATALLNPTSKDIHPLAESIFAGVFSVAAIYVGINEGPDNWQSLWTCAAYLLLALTLWRVRV from the coding sequence ATGCGCGCGCCGCTTGCGCTTCTCCTGATATCGCTGAGCGTCATCGCCTCGGTATGGATCTGGCTGGGAACGCCTGTCCATCTGGTGCGCGCGCCGATCGATCTCAATGACAAGCTGCAATGCATTTCGTACGCCCCATTCCGCAGCCATCAGACGTCGCTTTCATCGACGACGCAAGTGACACGGGAACAGATCGCGGAAGACCTCGCCCAGCTCGCGAAAGTTTCCGATTGCATCCGGACCTATGCGACCGATCTCGGTCTGGACCAGATCCCCGGCCTTGCGGCCGAGGCGGGACTGAAGGTCATCCAGGGCATCTTTCTCGACAAGGACCAGGAGAAGAACCGGACGCAGATCGCGACCGCGATTCGCCTCTCCCGGGAATATCCCAAAACCATCATCGCGCTCGTGGTCGGCAACGAGACGCTGCTGCGGAAAGACATCACGGTCCCCGACCTCATCGCCACGCTTCGCGCGGTCAAGGCGCAGACCGCCGTCCCCGTCACCTATGCCGATGTCTGGGAGTTCTGGCTGAGCAACCGCGAGCTTCGTGACGCCGTCGATTTCGTCACGATCCACATCCTGCCCTATTGGGAGAATGAGCCGGTCCGGGCGGAGCTTGCCGCCGCCCACGTCGGCGAGATTCGCCGCCGGGTGGCGGCGGTCTTTCCGGGCAAGGAAATCCTGATCGGGGAAATCGGCTGGCCGAGCGAGGGGCGGATGCGCGAGGCGGCTCTTCCCTCCCGCGTCAACCAGGCCCGCGTGGTCTCGGAGATCCTCGACCTTGCGCGGCGCGAGAAATTCCGCGTCAACGTGTTCGAAGCCTATGATGAATCGTGGAAGCGTGAAGTCGAGGGTACCGTCGGCGGATCATGGGGCCTGTTCGATTCCGTTCAGCGCACCCTGAAATATCCGGCCGGCATCCCGATCAGTAATTTCCCCTCGTGGAAGTTGCAGATGGTCTGCGGACTAGCGTTGGCGATCCTGGTCTTCGGCGCGGCCTGCCTCACCCTGCGCCGCAGGCCCAACGAGGCCGGGCTCGTCGCATGGATTGCGGTCGGACTCTCGGCCACCACGGCCGGGCTCCTGTTCGGGGTGACGGCCCAGAGAATGGTCGAGCAAAGTTACGGCGTGGGCCTCTGGCTTGTGTGGGGCTCATTGCTCGCGGCGGCGACGGCTTCGCCGGTCCTTGGCGCGATCGCCCTGATGTCGGGTCGTCCCTTGCCCAGTTTCCTGGAAGTGCTGGGTCCGGAGGGTTACCGGACCGTATCCCCGCTGACGACCCTGCACGGGCTGGTGTGGATCGTGATCGTCGTGATCGGCACGGCGACCGCGATTGGCCTCGTGTTCGACCCCCGCTTCATCGACTTTCCTTTCGCGCCTCTCACCATGGCGACGGTCCCCTTTGCAGCAACGGCGCTGCTCAATCCCACCAGCAAGGACATACACCCGCTCGCGGAATCGATATTTGCCGGCGTGTTTTCCGTGGCGGCCATTTACGTCGGAATCAACGAAGGCCCGGATAACTGGCAATCGCTGTGGACCTGTGCCGCCTATCTCCTGCTCGCACTCACATTGTGGCGCGTGCGCGTTTGA
- a CDS encoding FAD-dependent monooxygenase: MQSPDTILYDVIIAGAGPVGLFLSCELRLAGCSVLVLEKATDPHSPLKDLPFGLRGLSVPTIESLDRRDLLNELTRLAAGRDTPAAAHWLQQRRPGGHFAGIQFFQDRIDSTQWPYRLPEPIGSVAADMASIEAVLANRAGTLGVEIQRGCGVEALTQSDDSVTVETAGGPARGRWLVGCDGGRSTVRKAAGIGFAGTDPEFTGYSVQVELADPATLTPGRHYTASGMYTYAAPGTIAMVDFDGGMAHRSEPNRDQIEVVLRKVSGLDVTLTRLALATTWTDRACQSTSYRKGRVLLAGDAAHIHSPLGGQGLNLGLGDAMNLGWKLAASIHGNAPTGLIDTYSAERHPVGAQILDWSRAQVGLMRPSRSSRALEAIIRDLIDTRDGATYFAERAWGLSLRYDLDDPHPLVGRSVPDFAFADGRRPAELLRSGRGLLLDFDNRASLKALAHRWTSRINHVASDARDRSGLTALLVRPDGIVAWVSEEAPHHEGAARAAMRWFGDPDASA, encoded by the coding sequence ATGCAAAGTCCCGACACTATCCTCTATGACGTCATCATTGCCGGCGCCGGTCCAGTGGGCTTGTTCCTGTCCTGCGAGCTCAGGCTTGCGGGCTGTTCGGTGCTGGTGCTGGAAAAGGCGACCGATCCGCATTCGCCGCTCAAGGACCTGCCTTTCGGGCTTCGCGGACTTTCAGTGCCGACCATCGAGAGCCTGGATCGCCGCGACTTGCTGAACGAACTCACGCGCCTTGCGGCCGGCCGCGACACACCGGCGGCCGCCCATTGGCTGCAGCAGCGCCGCCCGGGCGGTCATTTCGCCGGCATCCAGTTCTTCCAGGATCGGATCGACAGTACGCAATGGCCCTACCGCCTGCCCGAGCCGATTGGCAGCGTTGCGGCCGACATGGCGAGCATCGAAGCCGTCCTTGCCAACCGCGCCGGGACGCTGGGCGTCGAGATCCAGCGCGGCTGTGGCGTCGAGGCTCTCACGCAATCAGACGACAGTGTCACCGTTGAAACAGCCGGCGGACCGGCCCGCGGGCGCTGGCTGGTCGGCTGCGACGGCGGACGCAGCACTGTGCGAAAGGCGGCCGGCATCGGTTTCGCCGGCACCGATCCGGAATTCACGGGCTATTCGGTGCAAGTCGAGTTGGCCGATCCAGCCACGCTCACGCCGGGGCGCCATTACACGGCCTCAGGCATGTACACCTACGCAGCGCCCGGCACCATCGCGATGGTCGATTTCGACGGCGGCATGGCTCATCGCAGCGAGCCGAACCGCGATCAGATCGAGGTGGTGCTTCGCAAAGTCTCGGGCCTGGATGTGACATTGACGAGGCTTGCACTCGCCACCACCTGGACCGACCGCGCCTGTCAGTCGACCAGCTATCGCAAGGGTCGTGTGCTGTTGGCGGGCGATGCCGCGCACATCCATTCACCGCTGGGAGGCCAGGGCCTGAACCTCGGGCTGGGCGATGCGATGAACCTCGGTTGGAAGCTCGCGGCGTCCATTCACGGCAACGCGCCCACCGGCCTAATCGATACTTATTCCGCCGAGCGGCATCCTGTGGGAGCACAGATCCTCGACTGGTCACGCGCCCAGGTTGGGCTCATGCGTCCCAGCAGGAGCTCGCGCGCGCTCGAGGCGATTATCCGCGATCTCATCGACACGCGCGACGGCGCGACCTATTTCGCCGAGCGCGCTTGGGGCCTCTCGCTCCGCTACGATCTCGACGATCCACATCCGCTTGTCGGCCGCAGCGTACCCGATTTCGCGTTCGCCGACGGACGACGTCCCGCCGAGTTGCTCAGGTCAGGACGAGGGCTGTTGCTCGACTTTGACAACCGGGCATCGCTCAAGGCGCTTGCGCACCGCTGGACAAGCCGGATCAATCATGTCGCAAGCGATGCGAGGGATCGATCAGGCCTGACCGCCTTGCTCGTGCGGCCGGACGGCATCGTGGCGTGGGTCAGCGAGGAGGCACCTCACCATGAGGGAGCGGCTCGAGCCGCGATGCGGTGGTTCGGTGATCCCGATGCGAGCGCGTAG